Proteins found in one Parcubacteria group bacterium genomic segment:
- a CDS encoding replication-associated recombination protein A, producing the protein MQEKFLKPLADRMRPENLDEFVRQSHLVGEGKILSQIIEGDKIPSMIFWGPPGSGKTTLAFIVAQKTNSHFVQISAVSSGVKEMRRIFEEAKDIRKAYNKNTILFIDEIHRFTKSQQDSLLPFVEKGDVILIGATTENPSFEVNSALLSRSRVFVLNKLEPNDIEIIIKNALVDKNRGLGSKKIDIQEEDIKCLAELSGGDARNALNALELAANISKKITKKIIEEAIQRSHLLYDKGGEEHYNIISALHKSMRGGDADAALYWLGRMLEGGEDPLYVARRLVRFASEDIGIANSFALPQAVVAYDACHFIGMPECSVNLAQAVVYMANSKKGNKLYEAYLKVQEDIKKYPNEPVPLHLRNAPTKLMKDLNYGKNYKYTPKFENPEEAKQEYLPDKLRGHKYLENYR; encoded by the coding sequence ATGCAAGAAAAATTTCTAAAACCCTTGGCTGATCGAATGAGGCCGGAAAATCTCGATGAATTCGTGAGACAGTCCCATTTGGTCGGAGAAGGCAAGATTTTAAGCCAGATTATTGAAGGAGACAAAATTCCCTCAATGATTTTTTGGGGTCCTCCCGGATCAGGAAAGACCACGTTGGCTTTTATTGTTGCCCAGAAAACCAATTCCCATTTTGTCCAAATTAGCGCAGTTTCCAGCGGAGTGAAAGAAATGAGAAGAATTTTTGAAGAGGCAAAGGATATCCGGAAGGCCTACAATAAGAATACGATTCTGTTCATTGATGAGATTCATCGTTTTACCAAATCTCAGCAGGATTCACTGCTTCCTTTCGTGGAAAAGGGGGATGTTATTCTGATTGGAGCAACAACGGAAAATCCCAGCTTTGAAGTAAATTCCGCGCTTCTTTCTCGATCAAGAGTTTTTGTTTTGAATAAACTAGAGCCTAACGATATTGAAATTATTATTAAAAACGCACTGGTTGATAAAAATAGGGGATTGGGAAGCAAAAAAATTGACATTCAAGAGGAAGATATAAAATGTCTGGCCGAACTTTCCGGGGGAGATGCAAGAAATGCATTAAATGCTCTGGAATTGGCTGCCAATATCAGCAAAAAAATAACCAAAAAAATTATCGAAGAAGCGATTCAGCGTTCGCATCTTTTATATGATAAAGGAGGAGAAGAACACTACAATATTATTTCCGCGCTTCACAAAAGTATGCGGGGAGGAGATGCAGATGCGGCTCTGTATTGGCTCGGAAGAATGCTGGAAGGCGGAGAAGACCCGCTCTATGTTGCTAGGCGCCTGGTTCGTTTTGCCTCTGAAGATATTGGAATTGCCAATTCTTTCGCACTACCGCAAGCCGTGGTGGCTTATGATGCTTGCCATTTCATCGGAATGCCGGAATGCAGTGTTAATCTGGCGCAAGCAGTCGTCTATATGGCGAATTCAAAAAAAGGCAACAAATTATATGAGGCTTATCTCAAAGTTCAGGAAGATATTAAAAAATATCCCAACGAACCGGTGCCGCTCCATCTTCGCAATGCGCCGACAAAATTGATGAAAGATTTGAATTATGGAAAAAATTATAAATATACGCCTAAGTTTGAAAATCCGGAAGAGGCGAAGCAGGAATATTTACCCGATAAGTTGCGAGGGCATAAATATTTAGAAAATTATAGATAG
- a CDS encoding DUF5652 family protein: MREFIGQYIWVIYLLLVWTIPWKGIALWKAAKNNHRIWFVILLVLNTLAILDIIFIVFFSEEKKEEETKNSPTILGNGKIIV; the protein is encoded by the coding sequence ATGCGGGAATTTATTGGGCAGTATATCTGGGTGATTTATCTTTTATTAGTCTGGACTATTCCGTGGAAAGGAATTGCGCTTTGGAAAGCGGCGAAAAATAACCACCGGATCTGGTTTGTTATCCTTCTTGTTCTAAATACGCTGGCGATTTTGGATATTATTTTTATCGTATTTTTCAGTGAAGAAAAAAAAGAAGAAGAAACAAAAAATAGTCCGACAATTCTTGGCAATGGGAAGATAATCGTGTAA
- the mraZ gene encoding division/cell wall cluster transcriptional repressor MraZ produces the protein MFNGEYSHIVDPKKRLALPSKFRKESGRKVVVTRGLDKCLFVYPLKTWNEIAEKLGTLPVGEAGTRSFIRVMLAGATDVDVDGQGRILLPEYLREYAGIEKNVAIAGLFNRMEIWDESKWKEYKAEAEKNTDEIAEQLGKLGIY, from the coding sequence ATGTTTAACGGAGAATATTCACATATCGTGGATCCGAAAAAAAGATTAGCTTTGCCTTCCAAATTTAGAAAAGAATCAGGACGCAAAGTAGTTGTTACCAGGGGGCTGGATAAATGCCTCTTTGTTTATCCTTTGAAAACTTGGAATGAGATTGCGGAAAAACTAGGAACGCTTCCAGTGGGGGAAGCAGGAACGAGAAGTTTTATTCGCGTGATGCTGGCTGGAGCGACCGATGTTGACGTTGACGGGCAAGGAAGAATTTTGCTTCCTGAATATTTGAGAGAATATGCTGGAATCGAAAAAAATGTCGCCATTGCCGGACTTTTTAATAGGATGGAAATTTGGGATGAAAGCAAGTGGAAAGAATACAAAGCAGAAGCCGAAAAAAACACGGATGAGATTGCAGAACAATTGGGAAAATTAGGAATATATTAA